The genomic stretch TGTTATACTAGAAGTTTGCTCATAGTTTGACAATTCTTCCTGCAACACTTTAAAATACTCTGTTCCATCTAAACCTCTAACAACTTCTTCAACTGTTTTTGCCTCAGATAATTCTTTTAGTTTTTCAATAGGAATATTTCCTAATGGAATTAATAAGGAGTAAGTTTCCTCAGCATTTAATCCATAATATTTGGCTCTAATTAATGTTTTTATATTTTTAATGTCAAACTTTTTAGAAAATACTTTTAAAATATTTTTAGCACTTTCTGGTGAGATATTGAATATTAAATTATATAAATCAGCCAAATACATATCTAAAGCCTTTTCAACTGCAATAGGATCCTTTAACTCATTTAAAACTTCACTAATATATTGCCCATAGTCAGTATCTTCTAATATGCCGATCATTTCTTCTAAACTTCCTGACTCTATTAATTCATTTAATTTCGTATTGTCCAATAATTTTGCCTCTTTACTTCTTATTCTCGCATTTACATAGGCATAAGGAGCCAGATCAATAACCATCTTTACTATCCAAACAATTACAGTAACAACAATAATTATAGTTGCAATAACAATAAGTATAGTTAAAGGATTATCAAAATACGTCATTAAAGTTGAATAAAGTGTTTTTAAGTTTAATAATATCCCAATATCATCAAACGCCATTAGGCATCACCTTTTAGAATAACTTCTCTGTAACTTTCGCTCTAATTATATTTAAGTTCCTTTCAAATATTGCCTCTAAACTGTTATCTAATGATTTTAATCCATCAGATGTTTCTATTATGCATCCACCTATAATATCTACAGACTTTCCTTTCTTTAGTACAGTTACTTTTTTCGTTACATTTTCAATTTCTTTTTCTAAGTCCCACAATGTAGCATCGTCAATAAGTTCCATATCTCTTCTGTTTAATCTTACAATTAATTCTCCGCCACCTAATGATATTGCCCCATCTTTTATTAATTTGATGAGTTTATCTTTATAATCTGGTTGTTCTGGTAATTTGTGGAGTTCTTCTTTTAATTTGTTAATAGCCATATTAATGATCTCTTCTTTAGCCTCTAATAACTTTTTCTTAGCCTCTAATTTAGCCTCTGCTATTATTCTGTTTTTAACCATTTCAGCCTCTTTCTCCCCTTTTTTTAATATTTCAACTCTTCTTTTTTCAGCCTCTTTTTTAGCTTCTTCTAAAATTTTATTTTTTTCTTCTTCAGCCTGAGCAATGATTTTTTCAGCTTCGACTTTTGCATCTTCTAATATCTTCGATTTTATCTTATCCACTCCCATTAATTTCACCTACCAAAATCAAATTTTTAAGTAAAGTTAATTTTATAATTGTTTAAAAAGGTTTAAAAGAGGGTAAAGGTTTATACCATTAGCATGATTAAGATTGCTATTAACAACCCAAAGATTGCGAAGGTTTCTGGCATAACCGCTAAAACAAGCCCTTTACCCATAGCATCTGGATCTCTTGCTGTTGCTCCAATAGCCCCTGCAGCAGTAATACCCTGACCAATACCAGAGAGACCTGCAAACCCAACTGCAAACCCTGCACCTAAGGCAGCAACTGATACAGCTCCAGATCCTTTAAATACTCCAACTAACAATAGAATAGCGATTAATAAACCATAAATTGCCTGTGTCTCTGGAAGGACAGAGAAAACCATAGCTTTACCAAATATACTGTTGTCCTCAGCAACTGCTCCCAAACCAGCCGCTGATGCAATACCCTGACCAATTGCTGATAAACCAGCTAAACCTGTTGCTAATCCAGCTGCAAACATTGCCCAAGGAGATGCTGTTTTAAAAACAAACAGAATAAGTATTGCTACTAAGAATCCATACAAACCCTGAGTTTGTGGCAATGCTTGGAAAACTATAGCAGTACCAAACTTATTTGGATCTTCTGCGACAACACCAGCACCACTTGCTCCAGTAATTCCAGCACCAATTCCTGAACCTAATCCTGCAAGTCCAACTGCCAAACCAGCACCAATAGCTCCTAATAGTAAAGCATCTACCATAATACATCACCTCATCTTTATTAAATTTTGTAATTTGTATTTTTTGTTTTTATATTTTATGTTGTAGTATATTCTCTATTTGCCTTAAATGGACTGAATTTTTTACCTCCTCCTTCATAAAACTGACTAAAGAACTCTACATAGTGCAACCTTAGAGAGTGTATAAATGCTCCTAAACCATTCATTACGAAGTTAAATGCATGACCTCCTATTAGTATTATAATGGCAATTATAATTCCTATTATTGGTATTGAACCACCAACAATCTTAGCCATAATATTTACAGCCATTGCTAAACCTCCAGTAGCCAAACAGAGAGCCAACAATCTTGCATAAGATAGAACATTTCCTAAGAAACCAGTAATATCCATAGCTCCCAATAGTGCTCCCATGATTCCATTTTCTTTGAATCCTTTAATTGCACAAACAATTATTGCAATTAATGCGGCTACTCCAATTATACCAATAGTTATCATCATATTTGATGTTACTAAATAGATAATTACCCCTAATATTATTGCTAAAATTAATATAATCCAAATCCCTTGATTTATTATGGCTTCTCCAGTATTACCTTTTTTAATATTCTCTTTAAATCCTACAATTAATCCAATTAATAAATGCAATAAACCAACAGCAATTGAGAATTCTAATATGGCTATTGGACCATTTTTAATAAAAGTGCTTGCTCCAAGTGGATTGACTAATGCCAATCCCATTTTGTATATGTCAATATTTAAAAATTCATACATAAAATCTCCTAAGTAACCTCCTGTTATAATTCCCATTATAATTGTTGAGATTCCAGCCAATGTTAATATATATCCAAGTTTTTTAGCACCTTCACTAACCTTACCTATTTTTTTCCACGTCCATAATCCAACTATTGTTAATAATAAACCATAAACTGCATCAGTAAGCATAATACCATAGAACAGTAAGAAACCAGGAACTATTAATAATGTAGGATCAACTTCATTGTATTTTGGTAAAGCATACATTTCTGTAAGCATCTCAAATGGCTTAATTGGTTTTGGATTATTTAACAATACAGGAATTTTCTCTTCAGGCTCATCTGGTTCAGAAATTTCAACAAATGCATAACCTTCTGAAGATTTTTCTATTATTTTCTTAGCTTTTTCAGCATCTTTTGCTGGAACCCATGCCTCTATGTAGTAAGTTCTATTAGTCTTACCAAATTGTGAATAGGCATCTCCTCTTTCTTTTTCTATTGATAGAAGTTCATAAACTACCAATAACTCATTTTCCCATTTCTTAGATAAAGATTTAAGTTTTTCAATTAAACTTTTTATTTTAGATTCTATATTCTTCAATTCATTTTCTATTTTCTGTGATGCCTCTTTTGGAGTACCTTCAACATCACTTATGTCGTATCTCTCAAACTCAAACTTTCTTAATGTGGATAATACACTTTCAAGTTTTTCTTTTAATGTAACAAATACTATTGGAACCCTTATCTTATTGTCTTTCTCAAATTCTTCTCCTGCGAATACTTCAATATACTCCTCAGTAACTTTATCTAATTCAGATTTTAATTCATTAACTTTCTCTTTTGGAACACTTCCACATCCAATATAAATATAAACTCCAGGTCCTAAATCTTTTAAATCAAATTCTAAACCTTTTAAGTAAGATATTTGATCTTTCATCTGTAATAATCTTGACTTTCTATTCTCTAATTCATTCAATTTTTCTGAAGGCTCATCTACTTCTTTACTAATTTCATTTAATACTTTTTCACAGTATTCAATAACTTCTTCATGAGTATTAAATTGAACTTTCTTTTTTTCAATTGGTTTTGGATTTAGAATATCTTTTACACTAACTTCTTTTGGATTAACATTGGAAAACAAATCTAATATTCTACTAGCCTTTATCATCAGTGTAGTAACATTTCTAACATAGTCTGCATGGGATGATGGTGATAATAAAGATTTCCACTCAACATCTTCTAATTTTTCAGATAGATCACAAAGTTCAACTATCCCAGATTCATGCAACTGTCTTACAACATTATCGACTTTTTCATCCAATATCACCGCTTTTAATTTCTTCATTCTTACGGGTTTCACTAAAATCACCTTGTTTAATTTAGATTTCAAGGATTTCAGACAACTTCAAAGATAATATTTTTACCTTAGCAATAGACATAATTTCTTTCCTTTCTTTTTCTGCTTTTTCTAAAATTTCTTGGGCTATTTTTTTAGCTTCCTCTTCAGCCTTTTTAATCATCTCTTCAACAGTTTTTTTAGCCTCTTCTTCAGTTTTTGCAATAAGATTTTTTGCTTCTTCAATTGCTTCATTTTTTATTTGTTCAGCTTTATTTTTTGCTTCTTCAATTTTATTAATAGCCTCTTCTTCAGCTAATTTTACTTCCTTTATAGCATTCATAATGCTAACACTCATACTTCCACCTAATAGTTGGTAATAGTAATTTAAAAATAGTTTAAGTATATAAAATTTTTTGTTTTCATTTTTATCTTTTACAATTACTTTTTACTTTACTAAAATACTTTGTGTGGGTATATATCACCGCTGGAATGCATCCAATTGCCGTACAAGTTTCTAAAGATATTCTTTTTTCAGTAATATCCAAGTGATATACACAAGATTCCATAATATCCTTTGGTAATCCATGTCTTCCAAGTCCTATATATAATCCAACTGGTTTCTTCTTTAATAAATATGCTGTCTCTAAGGGAGATATTACTTTATTATCATCAGGCTTAGATGTTGTAGCGATGGGAATTCCAAACTGAGGAAGAAATTTATCAACGATAAAAAATCTATTTTTCTCAATTAATTTTTCTAAGTATTCTCCAGAATTTCCAATTGTAGTTTTTATATTTAATATATCCTCTTTGGTGCAAGGAAAGTCCATTATTGCCAAGTTACAATCAAAGGCATAGCATATTGGTGCCGCCCTTGCAATAGATCTTTTATGAGCTTCGTGCCATCTTGTTTTGTCATAAGAGTTATATAAAATTATAGTTAACCTTTTTAAATTTTTCATACTTTACCTCATTACTGTACGAAAACTATTGAACCATAATATAGATATTTTTTACAAAATAAAGGAACTCATTAATATATGTTTATCTTTACCAAAAACCGAAAAGTATATATATGAGAACATCAATTCTATAATTCGCTTAAGGTGCAGGGGTCGCCAAGCCTGGCCAAAGGCGCCGGACTTAAGATCCGGTCCCGTAGGGGTTCGGGGGTTCAAATCCCCTCCCCTGCACCATTTTTTATTTTAGAAAAATAAATTAATCAATTTGAATTAACTAATTTAAAATTATTTATACTTTATATACTTAACTTTTTTACATCCCCCCAGTGGGTTAGCTCTCTTGACATAGCGATGCTTTAGGATGATAGAGAGTGTTAAACTGGGGGGACATCCTTTAAAAATTTTGGTGATAATTATGAAAATCTATTTTGCCACTGGAAATCCTCACAAAATTAAAGAGGCTAATATTATTTTAAAAGATTTAAAAGATGTAGAAATTGAGCAAATAAAAATAAAATATCCTGAAATTCAAGGAACTTTAGAAGAAGTTGCTGAATTTGGAGCAGAGTGGGTTTATAATATATTAAAAAAGCCAGTTATTGTTGAAGATAGTGGTTTTTTTGTTGAAGTTTTAAAAGGATTTCCGGGAACATATTCTAAGTTTGTTCAAGAAACTATTGGTAATGAAGGAATTTTAAAATTGTTGGAAGATAAAGATAATAGAAACGCTTATTTTAAAACTGTTATTGGTTATTGCGATGAAAATGGTGTAAAATTGTTTAAAGGAGTAGTTAGGGGGAAAGTTTCAGAAGAAATAAGAAGTAAAGGATATGGATTTGCCTATGACAGTATATTTATTCCAGAGGGAGAGAATAGAACATTTGCTGAGATGACTCCAGAGGAGAAAAGTAAAATATCTCATAGAAAAAAAGCTTTTGAGGAGTTTAAAAAATTCTTATTGAATAGGATTTAAATAATTTTTAATGATTTCTTCAACATTATCGTTGTCTATTATATAGATGTTAAAAAATAATTTTGATTTTGGGATTAAAATAATATATTTTCTTTTATTTTTAGATTTTACCTTATAACCTTTAAAAAATTTCCAAGGTAATGGTAGATAGTAATTTAAAAATGGTTTTAAGAAATTAAATATTTCAAAATATACAATAACTCCTTCTTTATAAAACTCAACATTTCCAGATGTTGGGTTAAATACATCAAAAATAGTAAAAATTGACATAAATACAACTGAAAGAATTACCATTTTTGTATCTGGATGATTTATATTTATTAAAAGATAAAATGAGATAG from Methanocaldococcus lauensis encodes the following:
- a CDS encoding V-type ATP synthase subunit C — encoded protein: MAFDDIGILLNLKTLYSTLMTYFDNPLTILIVIATIIIVVTVIVWIVKMVIDLAPYAYVNARIRSKEAKLLDNTKLNELIESGSLEEMIGILEDTDYGQYISEVLNELKDPIAVEKALDMYLADLYNLIFNISPESAKNILKVFSKKFDIKNIKTLIRAKYYGLNAEETYSLLIPLGNIPIEKLKELSEAKTVEEVVRGLDGTEYFKVLQEELSNYEQTSSITGLELALDRYYLNELRKVMMIEGKEEDLFREFIGTLIDVENLKVILKGKADGLSADELSKYVSLSGYELPEWKLKDLMSAEGIEGILSGLEGTSYANVLSEYMEEFEKTKSVFTFEKALDRFILEKGKKLSVRKPFGVGPIIGLIVSKELEVKNLKAIIKGKIENLKPDEIRRLLISL
- a CDS encoding V-type proton ATPase subunit E, which gives rise to MGVDKIKSKILEDAKVEAEKIIAQAEEEKNKILEEAKKEAEKRRVEILKKGEKEAEMVKNRIIAEAKLEAKKKLLEAKEEIINMAINKLKEELHKLPEQPDYKDKLIKLIKDGAISLGGGELIVRLNRRDMELIDDATLWDLEKEIENVTKKVTVLKKGKSVDIIGGCIIETSDGLKSLDNSLEAIFERNLNIIRAKVTEKLF
- a CDS encoding V-type ATP synthase subunit K (produces ATP from ADP in the presence of a proton gradient across the membrane; the K subunit is a nonenzymatic component which binds the dimeric form by interacting with the G and E subunits); translation: MVDALLLGAIGAGLAVGLAGLGSGIGAGITGASGAGVVAEDPNKFGTAIVFQALPQTQGLYGFLVAILILFVFKTASPWAMFAAGLATGLAGLSAIGQGIASAAGLGAVAEDNSIFGKAMVFSVLPETQAIYGLLIAILLLVGVFKGSGAVSVAALGAGFAVGFAGLSGIGQGITAAGAIGATARDPDAMGKGLVLAVMPETFAIFGLLIAILIMLMV
- a CDS encoding V-type ATP synthase subunit I; the protein is MKKLKAVILDEKVDNVVRQLHESGIVELCDLSEKLEDVEWKSLLSPSSHADYVRNVTTLMIKASRILDLFSNVNPKEVSVKDILNPKPIEKKKVQFNTHEEVIEYCEKVLNEISKEVDEPSEKLNELENRKSRLLQMKDQISYLKGLEFDLKDLGPGVYIYIGCGSVPKEKVNELKSELDKVTEEYIEVFAGEEFEKDNKIRVPIVFVTLKEKLESVLSTLRKFEFERYDISDVEGTPKEASQKIENELKNIESKIKSLIEKLKSLSKKWENELLVVYELLSIEKERGDAYSQFGKTNRTYYIEAWVPAKDAEKAKKIIEKSSEGYAFVEISEPDEPEEKIPVLLNNPKPIKPFEMLTEMYALPKYNEVDPTLLIVPGFLLFYGIMLTDAVYGLLLTIVGLWTWKKIGKVSEGAKKLGYILTLAGISTIIMGIITGGYLGDFMYEFLNIDIYKMGLALVNPLGASTFIKNGPIAILEFSIAVGLLHLLIGLIVGFKENIKKGNTGEAIINQGIWIILILAIILGVIIYLVTSNMMITIGIIGVAALIAIIVCAIKGFKENGIMGALLGAMDITGFLGNVLSYARLLALCLATGGLAMAVNIMAKIVGGSIPIIGIIIAIIILIGGHAFNFVMNGLGAFIHSLRLHYVEFFSQFYEGGGKKFSPFKANREYTTT
- the ahaH gene encoding ATP synthase archaeal subunit H, with product MSVSIMNAIKEVKLAEEEAINKIEEAKNKAEQIKNEAIEEAKNLIAKTEEEAKKTVEEMIKKAEEEAKKIAQEILEKAEKERKEIMSIAKVKILSLKLSEILEI
- a CDS encoding DUF531 domain-containing protein, which translates into the protein MKNLKRLTIILYNSYDKTRWHEAHKRSIARAAPICYAFDCNLAIMDFPCTKEDILNIKTTIGNSGEYLEKLIEKNRFFIVDKFLPQFGIPIATTSKPDDNKVISPLETAYLLKKKPVGLYIGLGRHGLPKDIMESCVYHLDITEKRISLETCTAIGCIPAVIYTHTKYFSKVKSNCKR
- a CDS encoding XTP/dITP diphosphatase, producing the protein MKIYFATGNPHKIKEANIILKDLKDVEIEQIKIKYPEIQGTLEEVAEFGAEWVYNILKKPVIVEDSGFFVEVLKGFPGTYSKFVQETIGNEGILKLLEDKDNRNAYFKTVIGYCDENGVKLFKGVVRGKVSEEIRSKGYGFAYDSIFIPEGENRTFAEMTPEEKSKISHRKKAFEEFKKFLLNRI